In Candidatus Bathyarchaeota archaeon, one genomic interval encodes:
- a CDS encoding cobalamin biosynthesis protein CbiN (catalyzes the ATP-dependent transport of cobalt), with translation MMSSKNKKTLLVGLTVAIIFVILGVFCFSYAMETLDVKAEELGAEEQPVYEPPLPDYTIPGLENEWGALLLGITSTLLLFGVGLGAAVLLKKKK, from the coding sequence ATGATGTCAAGTAAAAACAAAAAAACCCTGCTCGTCGGCTTAACCGTTGCCATAATCTTTGTTATTCTGGGAGTCTTCTGCTTCTCCTATGCGATGGAGACGCTTGATGTGAAAGCAGAAGAACTCGGCGCAGAAGAACAGCCCGTCTATGAACCGCCGCTACCTGACTACACCATACCCGGTCTGGAAAATGAATGGGGCGCTTTGCTGCTCGGGATTACAAGTACGCTGTTGCTGTTCGGGGTGGGCTTAGGCGCCGCTGTGCTCCTGAAAAAGAAAAAATAG
- the larC gene encoding nickel pincer cofactor biosynthesis protein LarC encodes MTKKILIVDCNASGIAGDMLLGALLDLGANVERVISAIKTLQAPEFGYGHIDVAIEEVMRGEFRATQIDVTSTATQKRHGSQLIEVVEKAAAGIYMTEKARLFASKVIRSLIEAEADLHQTSFDEAHLHEVALVDTAAEIIGCAVALDDLHLFEENAEVYSTPLAVGGGVIKFSHGIVSVPAPATLAILKSKSFPFHGGPIEQELATPTGAALLVNLAAEAGSFYPSMAPLKVGYGAGTREFKELPAVLRLTLGRSVESEALGEQVAVLETNIDDVSGEVLGYTIDKLLSEGAKDVTVIPAVTKKSRPAHVVKVIADQKDAAHLSEVLIAETGTLGVRVYFCQRHIINREVASVDLTLLGNRESVQVKISRDARGKVVRVKPEFEDLKRLAEKTNRPLRELLDLATSKAQELYLKGED; translated from the coding sequence ATGACTAAAAAGATTCTGATCGTGGACTGCAATGCCTCAGGAATCGCCGGAGACATGCTTTTGGGGGCGCTGCTGGATTTAGGCGCCAACGTGGAGCGGGTGATCTCCGCAATAAAAACCCTCCAAGCACCCGAGTTCGGCTACGGGCACATCGATGTAGCCATCGAGGAGGTGATGCGGGGCGAATTCCGCGCAACCCAAATCGACGTAACCTCAACCGCCACCCAAAAACGCCACGGCAGCCAACTAATCGAAGTCGTGGAGAAAGCCGCCGCAGGCATCTACATGACAGAGAAAGCCCGGCTGTTCGCCTCCAAAGTTATCCGTTCCCTGATTGAGGCAGAAGCCGACCTGCACCAAACCAGCTTTGATGAGGCGCATCTCCATGAGGTGGCGCTGGTGGATACGGCGGCGGAAATCATCGGTTGCGCGGTAGCTCTGGATGATTTGCATCTCTTCGAGGAGAACGCGGAGGTTTATTCGACTCCGCTGGCGGTGGGCGGCGGCGTAATCAAGTTTTCCCACGGCATCGTCTCGGTTCCTGCACCGGCTACACTGGCTATTTTGAAATCCAAAAGTTTCCCGTTCCACGGGGGCCCCATAGAGCAGGAACTCGCCACCCCCACGGGTGCGGCGTTGCTGGTTAATTTGGCTGCGGAGGCAGGGAGCTTTTATCCTTCGATGGCGCCGTTGAAGGTGGGTTATGGCGCGGGGACACGGGAGTTCAAGGAGTTGCCTGCGGTGCTGCGGTTGACTCTGGGCAGGTCAGTTGAGTCGGAGGCTTTAGGCGAGCAAGTTGCGGTTTTGGAAACCAACATCGACGACGTGTCAGGCGAGGTGTTAGGCTACACCATAGATAAGCTGCTTTCGGAGGGCGCAAAAGACGTCACCGTAATCCCCGCCGTCACCAAGAAGAGCCGCCCCGCCCACGTCGTCAAAGTCATCGCTGACCAAAAAGACGCGGCGCATCTCTCAGAGGTGCTCATTGCGGAAACAGGCACTTTGGGCGTGAGGGTGTACTTTTGCCAGCGCCACATCATCAATCGCGAGGTGGCTTCGGTGGATTTGACGTTGCTGGGTAACCGCGAATCCGTGCAGGTTAAAATCTCAAGAGACGCCAGGGGCAAGGTGGTTCGGGTTAAACCTGAGTTTGAGGACCTTAAGCGGCTTGCAGAGAAAACTAATCGGCCGCTGCGTGAACTCTTAGATCTTGCCACTTCTAAAGCACAGGAACTGTACCTTAAAGGGGAGGATTAG
- the larE gene encoding ATP-dependent sacrificial sulfur transferase LarE, with the protein MGENLKRKLDELKAYIADKGKDGVVIAFSGGVDSTTLAAVTHQVLGKKAVAVIAHSPTYTEEEMRSAKRTALSIGIKLYVTLTHELQNEDFAKNPENRCYFCKRELLEKLSVFARDHGFGAVFDGTNYSDLGEHRPGFKAIQEAKGVYTPWVFCKFSKNEIRALAKQMGLSVHDRPASPCLASRIPYNERITAEKLARIEKAEEAIRQIVNVQELRVRDHEGLARIEVAALERKLFFDQDVLDRVAAALKKLGYRYVALDLEGYQRGNMLRAL; encoded by the coding sequence ATGGGTGAAAACTTAAAACGTAAACTCGACGAACTTAAAGCCTACATAGCAGACAAGGGCAAAGACGGCGTAGTAATCGCTTTTTCAGGCGGCGTAGACAGCACCACGTTGGCGGCGGTTACGCATCAGGTGCTGGGCAAAAAAGCCGTCGCCGTCATCGCGCATTCCCCCACCTACACCGAGGAGGAGATGCGTAGCGCCAAACGAACCGCGCTCTCGATAGGCATAAAACTCTATGTCACCTTAACCCATGAACTGCAAAACGAGGACTTCGCCAAAAACCCCGAGAACCGCTGCTACTTCTGCAAAAGAGAACTCCTCGAAAAACTCTCAGTGTTTGCCCGCGACCACGGCTTTGGCGCGGTTTTCGACGGCACCAACTACAGTGACCTTGGCGAGCACCGACCCGGCTTTAAAGCCATCCAGGAAGCCAAGGGAGTCTATACGCCCTGGGTGTTCTGTAAATTCAGCAAAAACGAAATCCGAGCACTCGCCAAACAGATGGGCCTCAGCGTGCATGATCGACCCGCTTCGCCGTGCCTTGCCTCGCGGATTCCCTACAACGAACGCATAACCGCCGAGAAGCTGGCGCGCATCGAGAAGGCTGAGGAGGCAATTCGGCAAATCGTAAATGTACAGGAGCTGAGGGTCCGCGACCACGAAGGCTTGGCCCGAATCGAGGTGGCTGCGCTTGAGCGGAAACTGTTCTTTGACCAAGATGTGCTCGACAGGGTTGCCGCTGCCCTCAAGAAGCTGGGGTACCGGTATGTGGCGTTGGATCTGGAGGGCTACCAAAGAGGCAACATGCTAAGGGCGCTCTAG
- a CDS encoding energy-coupling factor ABC transporter ATP-binding protein — protein sequence MAQPIVSVVDVKFTYPAGVSALKGVSLQVEPGQRLALLGPNGSGKSTLILLIAGLLTPTAGEITVFGEKTTSKNFQKLRSRIGIVFQDPDDQLFTPSVIEDIEYGPKNLKLPDGDIKARSTHVLEQMGIMHLKDRPPHRLSFGEKKKVSLATALVLKPELLILDEPTANLDLVSRRGLIDTLNELSRSGTTIIVSTHDAEAIPELADRIVVISHGGKLCEGKTAEVLQDKKMLEASGLEPPTIVDLFGELKARGLVDEVPLTLAEGKAALAKLLKKQ from the coding sequence ATGGCTCAACCCATCGTTTCCGTCGTTGATGTTAAATTTACTTATCCCGCAGGCGTCTCCGCACTCAAGGGCGTCTCGCTGCAGGTTGAGCCGGGCCAGCGACTGGCACTATTGGGCCCCAACGGCTCAGGCAAATCCACCCTGATTCTACTCATCGCGGGGTTACTGACACCTACCGCGGGAGAAATCACGGTTTTCGGCGAAAAAACAACCAGCAAAAACTTTCAAAAGCTGCGCAGCCGCATCGGTATAGTTTTTCAGGACCCTGACGACCAACTCTTCACCCCCAGCGTAATCGAGGACATCGAGTACGGTCCCAAAAACCTCAAGCTGCCCGACGGAGACATCAAAGCCCGAAGTACTCATGTGCTCGAGCAGATGGGGATCATGCATCTTAAGGATCGTCCGCCGCACCGCTTGAGTTTTGGCGAGAAAAAGAAAGTTTCTCTGGCAACGGCGCTGGTGCTAAAACCCGAGCTGCTAATCCTCGACGAACCCACCGCCAACCTTGATTTGGTCAGTCGCCGCGGCTTAATCGATACCCTAAACGAGCTCAGCCGCTCCGGCACAACCATCATCGTCTCCACCCATGACGCCGAAGCCATCCCTGAACTTGCCGACCGCATCGTCGTCATTAGCCACGGCGGCAAACTCTGCGAAGGCAAAACCGCCGAGGTGCTGCAGGATAAGAAGATGCTGGAGGCGTCAGGTTTGGAGCCGCCTACGATTGTGGACCTGTTTGGGGAACTCAAGGCACGGGGTCTAGTGGACGAGGTGCCCCTGACGCTTGCCGAGGGTAAAGCGGCGCTGGCTAAGCTTTTGAAAAAGCAGTAG
- a CDS encoding DUF1801 domain-containing protein — MLRPKEKHQTLEEVLGSLQPRQRKTVQNLRKLIQDTVPETVELIKQGRIVYKLAEKDFVWIDAFVDHVDLEFAMGASLSSNLLRNRGVAEKSEMVRHASVADFSGEKAELTRLLRDAAALGFEHCQTR, encoded by the coding sequence ATGTTACGACCAAAAGAGAAGCATCAAACCCTCGAGGAAGTCCTAGGCAGCCTACAACCCCGCCAGCGAAAAACCGTGCAGAACCTACGCAAACTCATCCAAGACACCGTTCCCGAAACCGTCGAGCTGATTAAGCAAGGCAGAATCGTCTACAAGCTAGCGGAGAAGGATTTCGTTTGGATTGACGCCTTTGTGGATCATGTGGATTTGGAGTTTGCGATGGGGGCAAGCCTAAGTTCGAATCTGCTTAGAAACCGTGGCGTCGCCGAGAAGAGCGAGATGGTGCGGCATGCCTCCGTCGCGGATTTCAGTGGGGAAAAGGCGGAGTTGACGCGGCTTTTGCGGGATGCGGCGGCGCTGGGTTTTGAGCATTGCCAAACCCGGTAA
- a CDS encoding PLP-dependent cysteine synthase family protein: MSRSILDLIGNTPLVKIQRLNPNPDVEIYLKLEKANPGGSSKDRIAKYMIEQAEVSGQLSAGKTVIEATSGNTGIGIALVCRAKGYDAVIVMPESMSMERRQILIALGAKVLLSDAKLGMDGAEDLARQIAAQNPQRYFLTNQFANQANVQAHYETTAQEIWHDTEGKVTHVVAGLGTTGTLMGIAKRLKEQNPAVQAIGVQPQTGTQIQGLKDLSTQHVPKIWNPALVDEVARVHPKVADENARLLALQEGLFVGPSSGAAFYVAHEKAKTLKQGVIVCIAPDGGERYLSTTLCDPALCLECVKKHGIKCSYRDGDPMQKA; this comes from the coding sequence TTGAGTAGAAGCATCCTTGATTTAATCGGCAACACTCCGCTGGTGAAGATACAGCGTTTAAATCCCAATCCGGATGTGGAGATTTACCTGAAACTGGAGAAGGCCAATCCTGGCGGCAGCAGCAAGGACCGCATAGCCAAATACATGATTGAGCAAGCTGAGGTTTCGGGGCAGCTTTCGGCGGGTAAAACCGTGATTGAAGCCACCTCAGGCAACACGGGAATCGGCATCGCTTTGGTGTGCCGCGCCAAGGGCTATGATGCAGTCATCGTGATGCCGGAAAGCATGAGTATGGAGCGCCGCCAAATCCTCATCGCGCTCGGCGCCAAGGTGCTGCTCAGCGACGCCAAACTGGGGATGGATGGCGCAGAGGACCTTGCCCGCCAAATCGCCGCCCAGAACCCCCAGCGGTACTTTTTAACTAACCAGTTCGCTAACCAAGCCAACGTGCAAGCCCACTACGAAACCACGGCACAGGAGATTTGGCACGACACAGAGGGCAAAGTCACCCATGTCGTCGCAGGTTTAGGCACCACAGGCACGCTTATGGGCATCGCTAAACGCCTCAAAGAACAAAACCCTGCCGTGCAAGCCATTGGGGTGCAGCCGCAGACCGGCACACAGATTCAGGGACTCAAGGACCTAAGCACCCAGCATGTGCCAAAGATCTGGAATCCAGCGCTGGTAGATGAGGTTGCCAGGGTGCATCCGAAGGTAGCTGACGAAAACGCAAGGCTGCTGGCGCTGCAGGAAGGGTTGTTTGTGGGTCCAAGCTCTGGCGCAGCATTCTATGTTGCCCACGAGAAAGCCAAGACGCTTAAGCAGGGCGTAATCGTGTGTATCGCGCCTGATGGCGGCGAACGTTACCTGAGCACGACGCTGTGTGATCCGGCGCTGTGCCTTGAGTGCGTCAAGAAGCACGGCATCAAATGCAGCTACCGAGATGGCGATCCCATGCAGAAAGCCTAA
- a CDS encoding energy-coupling factor ABC transporter permease yields the protein MHIPDGFLSLYVIIPAFTITILFWLLSLKKIKLTEHQVPMMGLLTALFFAAMMMNYPIMGGTTAHLLGGAAIGLILGPFAGCISMTIILVLQALLFGDGGLTALGANVLNMGVIGVFVPVLVFLLANKAFKIKTTTSLFVTVFVAAFLGDVLAAISAGTELGLSQPVFQYGLSITVPAMAINHSVIGVAEGIVTVILVATLLKLRPDVLENSPVLGKLAMFKSKKEVPE from the coding sequence ATGCACATACCTGATGGATTCCTAAGTCTATACGTAATTATCCCCGCGTTTACAATAACCATACTCTTCTGGTTACTATCGCTCAAAAAAATCAAACTCACCGAACATCAAGTCCCCATGATGGGACTTCTAACAGCGCTATTCTTCGCAGCCATGATGATGAACTACCCAATCATGGGCGGAACCACCGCGCACCTGCTAGGCGGCGCAGCAATCGGCCTAATCCTTGGACCCTTCGCAGGCTGCATCTCCATGACGATAATTCTGGTGCTGCAGGCGCTTCTCTTTGGAGACGGCGGATTAACCGCGCTTGGCGCCAACGTCTTAAACATGGGTGTAATCGGCGTCTTCGTACCCGTGTTGGTGTTCCTCTTGGCTAACAAAGCCTTCAAAATCAAAACTACCACTTCGCTGTTCGTGACGGTTTTCGTCGCTGCGTTCCTTGGAGATGTGCTTGCGGCTATTTCTGCTGGCACCGAGTTAGGTTTGTCCCAGCCGGTTTTCCAGTATGGCTTAAGCATCACCGTTCCCGCCATGGCAATTAACCATTCAGTAATCGGCGTTGCAGAAGGCATAGTCACCGTCATCCTCGTCGCTACCCTGCTAAAGCTGCGTCCCGACGTATTGGAGAATAGCCCCGTCTTGGGAAAACTCGCCATGTTCAAAAGCAAAAAAGAGGTTCCGGAGTGA
- the cbiQ gene encoding cobalt ECF transporter T component CbiQ, translating to MKVPQSLRDLIEAAESLVYLEDLSNKKGLLQTINPLAKLVATVAMIVASLCIFNLSILLLICVVPLFLAVASRIPLKQMLSRTAMVTLFSAFIAVPWIFGGEGTAVWSATVGGWHLAVTSGGLMSFAVFVVRVWFCVASLITMVLSMGFDRTLKLLSSLRVPAVVIQLFSLTYRYFFVSLHEAQSVLIGKEARTYVHKKTFNLQSLRDLGSVLSSLFIRTYERSERVYLAMKARGFEVSSDTRLAIPKMHVWDVAFAASLIVAFAYLALL from the coding sequence ATGAAGGTTCCGCAGTCCCTCCGTGACTTAATCGAAGCAGCCGAATCGTTAGTGTATCTTGAAGACTTAAGCAACAAAAAAGGGCTCCTGCAAACCATAAATCCCCTCGCAAAGCTGGTTGCCACAGTCGCGATGATTGTGGCTTCCCTCTGCATTTTTAATCTCTCCATTCTGCTTCTGATATGTGTGGTCCCGTTGTTTTTGGCGGTGGCTTCACGGATTCCGCTAAAACAGATGCTTTCCCGAACTGCTATGGTAACGCTGTTTTCCGCCTTCATCGCGGTGCCCTGGATATTTGGGGGTGAAGGCACAGCGGTGTGGTCAGCAACCGTCGGCGGCTGGCATCTTGCCGTAACCTCCGGGGGGTTGATGAGCTTCGCGGTTTTCGTGGTTCGCGTTTGGTTCTGTGTTGCCTCCCTGATTACCATGGTGCTCTCGATGGGCTTTGACCGCACTCTCAAGCTTCTTTCCTCGCTAAGAGTGCCTGCTGTGGTCATTCAGCTTTTCAGTTTAACCTACCGCTACTTCTTCGTGTCCCTCCACGAGGCGCAGAGCGTGCTCATAGGCAAGGAAGCCCGCACCTACGTACATAAGAAAACCTTTAACCTTCAATCCCTCCGCGACCTCGGCTCCGTGCTCTCCTCGCTTTTCATCCGCACCTATGAGCGATCCGAGCGCGTGTATTTGGCGATGAAAGCCCGGGGCTTTGAAGTCAGCAGCGACACGCGGCTTGCCATACCTAAGATGCATGTTTGGGATGTCGCGTTTGCGGCATCATTAATAGTGGCGTTTGCGTATCTTGCGTTGCTATAG
- the larB gene encoding nickel pincer cofactor biosynthesis protein LarB has protein sequence MREILEKVSCGEISVAEAEKKLKLLAVDELGCIARLDGNRELRKGVPEVIMAEGKTASDVAEICRRMLLAGGRVIVSRAGSEHIQAIRALASEDAVVEVNEKARMAVLRTKAFVASTNGGRVAILTAGTSDIPIAQEAQIVAQEMGCSVFCFFDVGVAGIHRLLEPIKQIIDHDCDVVVVVAGREGALASVVSGLVDVPVIAVPTSNSYGFGAGGVGTLMAMLQSCSLGLAVVNIDGGVAAGAVAALIANRAAKYRM, from the coding sequence CTGCGTGAAATCCTAGAAAAGGTTTCTTGTGGGGAAATTTCGGTAGCGGAAGCAGAAAAAAAACTCAAGCTCCTAGCCGTGGATGAACTGGGCTGCATCGCAAGGCTCGATGGTAACCGCGAATTGCGCAAGGGCGTCCCCGAAGTGATCATGGCAGAAGGCAAAACCGCCTCCGATGTCGCTGAGATCTGCAGAAGAATGCTTCTTGCCGGCGGCAGGGTAATTGTGAGCCGAGCAGGCAGCGAGCACATCCAAGCCATACGTGCCCTTGCCTCCGAAGACGCAGTTGTGGAAGTCAACGAAAAAGCGCGGATGGCGGTTCTTAGAACTAAAGCCTTCGTTGCCTCCACAAACGGGGGACGCGTCGCAATTTTGACTGCTGGCACCAGCGACATCCCCATCGCGCAGGAAGCCCAAATCGTCGCGCAGGAAATGGGCTGCAGCGTCTTTTGCTTCTTTGACGTGGGCGTGGCGGGCATCCACAGGTTGCTTGAACCCATAAAACAAATCATCGACCACGACTGCGATGTGGTTGTGGTGGTGGCGGGCCGTGAGGGCGCGTTGGCGTCGGTGGTTTCTGGTTTGGTTGATGTACCCGTGATTGCGGTGCCTACCTCCAACAGCTACGGCTTTGGCGCGGGCGGGGTGGGTACGCTTATGGCTATGCTGCAGTCTTGCTCGCTGGGGCTGGCGGTGGTTAACATCGATGGCGGCGTGGCGGCAGGTGCGGTGGCTGCGCTGATTGCGAATCGCGCTGCAAAATATCGTATGTAA
- a CDS encoding PQQ-binding-like beta-propeller repeat protein, producing MPAQKCMLLLLLIGILVLSSTVAAASAEDWLMFRHDLNRSGDAEGTVGNAAGLRWAANMSASVLSSPAVSEGCVVVGCRDNVTYCFNASSSRMIWSFRMGWEVDSSPAIAYGCVFVGCEDGWLYCLNFSSGYPVWISKVGGYVHSSPAVADGRVYVGSMDYDFFCYNAADGALLWSFPTRARINASPAIDNGTVYVASHDGFVYALNCSSGEEIWRNKASAGDSSPCISGGCLYIGGFNGYLYCLNASTGEENWRTLTGDTVGSSPAAADGRVYVGSDDCNVYCFNASSGEIIWRFKTGFWVWSSPAVADGRVYVGSQDYRIWCLDAASGEEVWSYQTGGIVESSPAVADNMLYVGSHDRNLYAFSLNETAYSLPQTAQNLPWGTIVFDALACLVAAIIAVTGARYIQAFRQNQRTQTPKTQRSLKRLLTNQQLLCGLLILAFIILFYQNLNLGPLWSADEKTYSQIAYSMVKRGDYLVPYTYGESGLWTGKPPLLMWMMALGYQMFGFSIFAARFWLPLFGGLSLAAVFFLGKKLYGANAGLLSVLVLGTMATFWAFSSHAMTDVPLLFFMLSSLYFMIEAQQKQQSSSRYAVLGGLFFGLAFLTKQVEALLIPILVIAYFVIKGKSVRAILTKELAVFSASALAVFGPYLAYMGFSFREFWSYYFGYCVYTRSVTPIEGHVGDWLFYFNYLSSKETQLWMLLLVPAAALCVYKALRRSKSDLLIIVWIVVVLGIFTLAQTKLYWYILPAMPAFALALGSLLAQTGNAVWTLLKKTVGWYRGRRLPMR from the coding sequence ATGCCTGCGCAAAAATGCATGCTTCTGCTTCTTCTAATCGGAATTCTAGTCCTATCCTCCACAGTTGCCGCCGCATCAGCTGAGGATTGGCTGATGTTTCGCCATGACCTAAACCGCAGCGGAGATGCGGAGGGCACGGTGGGCAACGCAGCGGGGCTACGGTGGGCGGCGAACATGTCGGCGTCGGTGTTGTCTTCCCCCGCGGTTTCCGAAGGCTGCGTGGTGGTGGGCTGCAGAGATAACGTTACCTACTGCTTTAACGCATCCAGCAGCAGGATGATTTGGAGTTTTAGGATGGGTTGGGAAGTGGATTCTTCGCCCGCCATCGCCTACGGCTGCGTTTTTGTCGGCTGCGAGGACGGCTGGCTTTACTGCTTAAACTTCAGCTCTGGCTACCCGGTATGGATTTCCAAGGTCGGAGGATATGTCCATTCAAGCCCCGCAGTCGCCGATGGACGAGTCTATGTGGGCTCGATGGATTACGATTTTTTCTGCTACAACGCCGCCGACGGGGCGTTGCTCTGGAGCTTTCCGACGCGCGCTCGCATCAACGCCTCACCCGCCATCGATAACGGAACAGTCTATGTTGCCAGCCACGACGGATTTGTCTATGCCCTCAACTGCAGCAGCGGCGAAGAAATCTGGCGCAACAAAGCCTCAGCGGGCGACAGTTCCCCCTGCATAAGCGGCGGCTGCCTCTACATCGGCGGATTCAACGGCTACCTCTACTGCCTAAACGCCTCTACGGGAGAGGAAAACTGGAGGACGCTGACGGGGGACACGGTTGGTTCCTCGCCGGCGGCTGCGGACGGGCGGGTTTATGTGGGTTCAGACGACTGCAACGTCTACTGCTTCAACGCTTCTTCAGGTGAGATAATTTGGCGGTTTAAGACGGGGTTTTGGGTTTGGTCCTCCCCCGCCGTGGCTGACGGCAGAGTATATGTGGGCTCGCAGGACTACCGCATCTGGTGCCTCGACGCCGCCTCGGGCGAAGAAGTGTGGAGTTACCAGACCGGAGGCATCGTGGAGTCATCCCCCGCCGTGGCAGACAACATGCTCTACGTGGGCTCCCATGACCGCAACCTCTACGCCTTCAGCCTAAATGAAACCGCATATTCGCTGCCCCAAACCGCCCAGAACCTGCCATGGGGAACAATCGTTTTTGACGCCTTAGCCTGCTTGGTTGCCGCCATAATCGCTGTTACGGGTGCACGCTATATCCAAGCATTCCGGCAGAACCAGAGAACCCAAACGCCCAAAACACAGAGAAGCCTCAAGCGCCTCTTAACCAACCAACAACTGCTCTGCGGCCTGCTCATCTTAGCCTTCATCATTTTATTCTACCAAAACCTCAACCTGGGCCCCCTCTGGTCAGCGGACGAGAAAACCTATTCCCAGATCGCCTACAGCATGGTCAAGCGGGGCGATTACCTGGTGCCCTACACGTATGGGGAAAGCGGGTTGTGGACGGGGAAGCCGCCTCTGCTGATGTGGATGATGGCGCTGGGCTACCAGATGTTTGGCTTTAGCATTTTCGCCGCAAGGTTCTGGCTGCCACTTTTTGGCGGCTTATCGTTGGCTGCAGTGTTCTTTTTAGGCAAAAAACTCTACGGCGCCAACGCGGGGTTGCTGTCGGTTCTGGTTCTGGGGACGATGGCGACGTTTTGGGCTTTTTCAAGTCACGCCATGACTGATGTTCCCCTGCTGTTCTTTATGCTCTCAAGCCTCTACTTCATGATAGAGGCGCAGCAAAAGCAGCAAAGCAGCAGCCGCTACGCCGTGCTGGGCGGACTCTTCTTTGGGCTGGCGTTTCTAACTAAGCAGGTGGAAGCCCTGCTTATCCCAATCCTAGTCATAGCCTACTTTGTCATTAAAGGCAAAAGCGTCAGGGCCATCTTGACTAAGGAGCTTGCGGTTTTCTCGGCGTCGGCGCTGGCGGTTTTCGGTCCCTACCTGGCATATATGGGCTTCTCGTTTAGGGAGTTCTGGAGCTACTATTTTGGCTACTGCGTCTATACCCGCTCTGTTACACCCATCGAGGGACATGTGGGGGATTGGCTGTTTTACTTTAACTATCTGTCCTCAAAGGAGACTCAGCTCTGGATGCTTCTGCTTGTCCCCGCGGCGGCGCTGTGTGTTTACAAGGCACTCAGACGCTCCAAGTCGGACCTGTTGATTATTGTATGGATTGTGGTTGTGCTGGGGATTTTCACGTTAGCTCAAACCAAACTGTACTGGTACATATTACCCGCCATGCCAGCGTTTGCCCTTGCATTAGGCAGCCTCTTAGCCCAAACAGGAAACGCCGTTTGGACTCTGCTAAAGAAAACCGTGGGCTGGTATCGGGGACGCAGGTTACCGATGCGTTAG
- a CDS encoding PadR family transcriptional regulator, translating to MNAKNQKEAQTKLTKGLLDMIILQYLEKEGMHGYQLITSIRKGYGIYFGPSTVYPLLGQLEKKGYVKSAWNMTSERPRKVYQLTEQGKELLNATQNSLLMICQRISPELTVKTPQALILA from the coding sequence ATGAACGCAAAAAACCAAAAAGAAGCGCAGACAAAACTCACAAAAGGCCTGCTAGACATGATTATCCTGCAGTACCTAGAAAAAGAGGGCATGCACGGCTACCAATTAATCACAAGCATCCGCAAAGGCTACGGCATCTACTTTGGCCCCAGCACCGTTTACCCGCTGCTTGGTCAACTAGAAAAGAAGGGCTATGTGAAGAGCGCATGGAACATGACTTCTGAGAGGCCACGCAAAGTCTATCAGCTAACCGAGCAGGGAAAAGAGCTCCTCAACGCAACCCAGAACTCGCTGCTTATGATCTGCCAGAGAATCAGCCCAGAACTCACCGTCAAAACCCCACAGGCACTCATTTTAGCGTAA